A stretch of Mucilaginibacter terrae DNA encodes these proteins:
- a CDS encoding 1-aminocyclopropane-1-carboxylate deaminase/D-cysteine desulfhydrase, with protein MQYNLEIFSPVQPWQHPLFAEKGLNVFIKRDDMIHPLISGNKWRKLKHTLIKAQLLGKTHLVTFGGAYSNHLLATASAAAKFGLASTGFVRGEEVQNDTLFLCRLHGMNLIFTDREAYRNKSLLFEQHFGNDTSAYFIDEGGASPEAVKGCAELVPELPICYDHFFCACGTGTTAAGIITGLHQHQLPTHFHAIPVLKGGGFIRHDINDYLNFEYPYSLHTDYHFGGYAKTTPELLSFIKTFVQSTGILIEPIYTGKMLYAILDLASKDKFAPGSNILAVHSGGMIGLLGMKEKF; from the coding sequence ATGCAATATAACTTAGAAATATTCAGCCCCGTACAGCCGTGGCAACACCCGCTGTTTGCTGAAAAGGGGCTGAATGTTTTTATTAAGCGCGATGACATGATTCATCCGCTTATATCGGGCAATAAGTGGCGTAAGCTTAAACATACACTAATTAAAGCCCAATTGCTGGGCAAAACCCACCTGGTTACCTTTGGTGGTGCTTACTCCAATCATTTGTTAGCCACGGCATCGGCTGCGGCTAAGTTTGGGTTAGCATCAACAGGCTTTGTACGGGGTGAAGAAGTACAGAACGACACGCTGTTTTTATGCCGCCTGCATGGCATGAACCTCATTTTTACCGACCGCGAAGCGTACCGCAATAAGTCACTTTTGTTTGAACAGCATTTTGGCAACGACACCTCTGCCTATTTTATTGATGAAGGCGGTGCTTCGCCCGAAGCCGTTAAAGGCTGCGCCGAACTGGTACCCGAACTTCCCATATGCTATGACCATTTTTTTTGTGCCTGCGGCACCGGGACAACCGCAGCAGGCATCATCACAGGCCTGCACCAACATCAATTGCCTACCCATTTTCACGCTATCCCCGTGTTAAAGGGCGGCGGTTTTATAAGGCATGATATTAATGACTATCTTAATTTTGAGTACCCCTACAGCCTGCATACCGATTACCATTTTGGCGGCTATGCTAAAACCACACCAGAGCTACTCAGCTTTATTAAAACCTTTGTGCAAAGCACCGGTATTCTCATCGAACCGATATACACAGGCAAAATGCTTTACGCAATACTCGATTTAGCATCAAAAGACAAGTTTGCGCCCGGAAGTAACATCTTGGCCGTGCATAGCGGCGGAATGATTGGATTGTTAGGAATGAAGGAGAAGTTTTAG
- a CDS encoding cystathionine beta-synthase, whose product MWSNNILETIGNTPMVKLNKITKDIKATVLAKIETTNPGNSIKDRMALKMIEDAEKDGRLKPGGTIIEGTSGNTGMGLAIAAVIKGYKCIFTSTDKQSKEKFDALRAFGAEVIVCPTNVDPEDPRSYYSVSSRLEREVPNSWKPNQYDNLSNSQAHYEQTGPEIWEQTEGKITHLVAGVGTGGTISGIARYLKEKNPAIQVIGIDTYGSVFKKYKETGIFDKDEIYPYITEGIGEDFLPQNVDFSLIDYFEKVTDKDAALMTRQVAMQEGIFAGNSTGSAIAGVLQMKDRFKESDVVVVIFPDHGTRYLGKMYNEDWLRERGFLKDDKLTARDIIRKKDNPEIVTIDSEKTVLEAINVIKTLNISQIPVTQQGMVVGKITESDILDALLENPSLKSQPVQTITTAPFPFVDLNTSIDKISGMINKENIAVLVEDERGRIEIITQFDIINAISL is encoded by the coding sequence ATGTGGAGTAACAATATACTGGAAACCATTGGTAACACACCAATGGTTAAGCTTAATAAAATAACTAAAGACATTAAAGCCACCGTATTGGCCAAAATAGAAACGACCAACCCCGGTAACTCTATTAAAGACCGCATGGCTTTAAAAATGATAGAGGATGCCGAAAAGGATGGCCGCTTAAAACCGGGCGGTACTATTATTGAGGGCACATCGGGCAATACGGGTATGGGCTTGGCTATTGCCGCAGTTATTAAAGGCTACAAGTGTATTTTTACCAGTACCGATAAACAGTCGAAAGAAAAGTTTGATGCCCTGCGCGCCTTTGGTGCCGAGGTAATTGTGTGCCCTACCAACGTAGACCCCGAAGACCCGCGTTCATATTACTCCGTATCATCGCGTTTGGAGCGCGAGGTGCCTAACTCGTGGAAACCTAACCAGTACGATAACCTATCGAACTCGCAAGCTCATTACGAGCAAACCGGTCCCGAAATTTGGGAGCAAACCGAAGGTAAAATAACCCATTTGGTTGCCGGTGTAGGCACAGGCGGTACCATATCGGGCATTGCACGTTATTTAAAAGAAAAGAACCCTGCTATTCAGGTTATTGGTATTGATACCTATGGTTCGGTATTTAAAAAATACAAGGAAACCGGCATTTTTGATAAAGATGAAATCTATCCGTACATCACCGAAGGTATTGGCGAAGACTTTCTGCCACAGAATGTCGATTTTAGCCTGATAGACTATTTTGAAAAAGTAACCGATAAAGATGCCGCCCTCATGACCCGCCAGGTTGCCATGCAAGAAGGTATTTTTGCTGGTAACTCCACAGGTTCGGCTATTGCAGGTGTACTGCAAATGAAGGATCGTTTTAAAGAGAGCGATGTGGTTGTGGTCATCTTCCCCGACCATGGCACCCGCTACCTGGGCAAAATGTATAACGAAGACTGGCTGCGCGAGCGCGGTTTTCTCAAGGATGATAAACTAACTGCCCGCGACATCATCCGCAAAAAAGATAACCCTGAGATTGTAACCATCGACAGCGAAAAGACCGTTTTAGAAGCTATCAACGTTATTAAAACGCTCAATATCTCACAAATACCGGTTACACAGCAGGGCATGGTTGTAGGCAAAATTACTGAAAGCGACATTTTAGACGCCCTGCTCGAAAATCCGTCGCTTAAATCTCAACCCGTACAAACTATTACCACCGCACCATTCCCGTTTGTTGATTTGAATACCTCGATAGATAAAATATCGGGCATGATCAACAAAGAAAACATAGCCGTACTGGTGGAAGATGAGCGCGGCCGCATTGAAATTATTACGCAGTTTGATATTATAAACGCGATTTCATTATAA
- the bshB1 gene encoding bacillithiol biosynthesis deacetylase BshB1 yields the protein MKLDILVLPVHPDDAELGCAGVILKHNAMGKKSGIVDLTQGELGTRGSAQIRLKEAEAAGKILGLAVRDNLGIPDGFFQNTPEYQLKVIEVIRRYQPEIVITNAYHDRHPDHGRASDLVQASCFLSGLRKIETFDKDGQQQEAWRPKQLLHFVQDIYIKPDIVVDVTQYWEGKMDSIKAYGSQFHNPEWVDEPQTYISSPEFFQNVEARAGEFGRYIKARYAEGFLSRKILGVESLFDLR from the coding sequence ATAAAACTTGATATTTTAGTTTTACCCGTACACCCCGACGATGCCGAACTGGGTTGCGCGGGCGTTATTTTAAAGCATAACGCCATGGGTAAAAAATCGGGGATAGTTGACCTGACCCAAGGCGAACTGGGCACGCGCGGTTCTGCCCAAATAAGGCTTAAAGAGGCCGAAGCTGCCGGTAAAATACTGGGTTTAGCCGTACGCGATAACCTGGGCATACCGGATGGCTTTTTTCAAAATACACCGGAGTATCAGCTAAAAGTTATTGAGGTAATACGCCGCTACCAGCCCGAAATTGTAATTACCAACGCCTACCATGACCGTCACCCCGACCATGGCCGCGCGAGCGATTTGGTGCAGGCATCATGCTTTCTATCAGGATTGCGCAAGATAGAAACCTTTGATAAAGACGGGCAGCAGCAGGAAGCGTGGCGGCCTAAACAGCTACTTCACTTTGTGCAGGATATTTATATTAAACCCGATATTGTGGTTGATGTAACGCAATACTGGGAAGGCAAAATGGACAGCATAAAGGCATACGGCTCTCAGTTTCACAACCCCGAGTGGGTAGATGAACCTCAAACCTACATTTCATCGCCAGAATTTTTCCAGAACGTAGAAGCCCGCGCCGGCGAATTTGGCCGCTACATAAAAGCCCGCTACGCAGAAGGTTTTCTGTCGAGGAAAATATTAGGAGTGGAGAGTTTGTTTGACTTAAGGTAG
- a CDS encoding DUF6588 family protein: MKKSLIITITTLCALNFAAKAQDGISELLKTAPGDATKLLNAYANPLFKGFGTGLNNGWTNTAKTKSLLHFDVRISASGVFVPTADKSFDVTKIGLSNNTRLKAGSPAITPTIGGEKGAATSTLELYSDGGLKIEEFKLPERVTPIIPAPQLQVTVGLIKHTDFTVRFIPKTKLSDNVGSVGMVGFGLKHNIMEDIFGGVGGKLVPFDLALAAGYTRFNYELPLEVRPSGNRVPDAQSAGKADFSNQRLEGHFSGVNIQALISKKLSVFTPFAAVGFNTAKTDVGLYGNFPVSNSIAVGSTGTYTVYTDPIKINQNSISDVKLDVGFQLDLAFFKFYASGSLAKYKSVTAGIGFGL, from the coding sequence ATGAAAAAATCCCTAATTATAACTATCACAACTCTTTGCGCCCTAAATTTTGCGGCTAAAGCCCAGGATGGTATATCAGAATTACTTAAAACCGCCCCGGGCGATGCCACTAAATTACTCAATGCATATGCTAACCCGTTGTTCAAAGGTTTTGGTACTGGCCTAAATAATGGCTGGACAAACACCGCAAAAACCAAGAGCCTGTTACACTTTGATGTGCGCATATCGGCATCGGGTGTGTTTGTTCCCACAGCCGATAAAAGCTTTGATGTTACCAAAATAGGTTTGTCAAATAATACCCGTTTAAAAGCAGGTTCGCCTGCAATAACGCCAACTATTGGTGGCGAAAAGGGTGCTGCGACATCTACCTTAGAACTTTATAGCGATGGCGGCCTTAAAATTGAAGAATTTAAATTACCCGAACGCGTTACCCCTATTATTCCGGCTCCGCAATTGCAGGTTACTGTTGGCTTAATAAAACATACCGATTTTACCGTTCGCTTTATTCCTAAAACCAAACTGAGCGACAACGTAGGTTCGGTTGGAATGGTTGGTTTTGGTTTGAAACACAACATTATGGAAGACATCTTCGGCGGTGTAGGCGGCAAACTGGTTCCGTTTGATTTAGCACTGGCAGCAGGCTATACCCGCTTTAATTATGAATTGCCATTAGAAGTACGCCCAAGCGGAAACCGTGTACCCGATGCGCAAAGTGCCGGCAAAGCCGATTTTAGCAATCAACGTTTAGAAGGCCATTTCAGTGGCGTTAATATTCAAGCTTTAATCTCTAAAAAACTTTCTGTGTTTACACCGTTTGCAGCTGTGGGCTTCAACACCGCTAAAACCGATGTGGGCTTATATGGAAACTTCCCGGTAAGTAACAGTATTGCCGTTGGCAGCACCGGTACCTACACCGTTTACACCGACCCCATTAAAATCAACCAAAACAGCATTAGCGATGTAAAACTGGACGTTGGTTTTCAGCTCGACCTCGCTTTCTTTAAATTTTATGCATCAGGCAGCTTAGCCAAATACAAATCGGTTACGGCCGGTATTGGATTTGGTTTATAA
- the lat gene encoding L-lysine 6-transaminase — protein sequence MPITPKNVQQILEKHLIADGFDLTFDMERSKGVFIYDSKHDRTLLDFFTCFASVPLGYNHPAMLEDEAFKKDLMLAALANPSNSDIYTTQYAQFVETFDRVGIPDYLPHAFFVAGGAPAIENALKTAMDWKVQKNFKKGYTTEKGQKVLHFEKAFHGRLGYTLSLTNTLPVKTKWYAKFDWPRVSHPTMQFPQTEANTDDLLKREAESIAQIKQAFIDNKDDICAIIIEPVQAEGGDNHIRPEFAEQLRILADENEAMLIYDEVQVGVGLSGKFWCHEHFGENARPDIIAFGKKMQVCGMLAGKRVDENEENVFNVSSRINSTWGGNLVDMVRSGKILQIIEQDKLCDKAARTGEYLQNELYKLAQEFPIIHNIRGKGLLTAFDFEDKATRNDFIARGITHNAMFLGCAEKTIRFRPALTIEEEHIDMGMDIMRNIFKQL from the coding sequence ATGCCAATTACCCCTAAAAACGTACAGCAAATTTTAGAAAAGCATCTCATAGCCGATGGCTTTGATTTGACTTTTGACATGGAAAGAAGCAAGGGCGTTTTCATTTATGATTCGAAACACGACCGCACCCTGCTCGATTTTTTTACCTGTTTTGCCTCGGTGCCCTTAGGGTACAACCATCCGGCTATGCTGGAAGATGAAGCATTTAAAAAAGATTTAATGCTGGCTGCACTGGCCAACCCATCCAACTCCGACATTTATACCACGCAGTATGCGCAGTTTGTAGAAACCTTTGACCGCGTAGGAATACCCGACTACCTGCCCCATGCCTTTTTTGTAGCAGGCGGCGCACCGGCTATTGAAAATGCGCTTAAAACAGCTATGGACTGGAAGGTGCAAAAGAACTTTAAAAAAGGATACACTACCGAGAAAGGTCAAAAAGTGCTGCATTTTGAAAAAGCATTTCATGGCCGCCTGGGTTATACATTGAGCCTTACCAATACCCTACCCGTAAAAACAAAATGGTATGCCAAGTTTGATTGGCCCCGGGTATCGCATCCAACCATGCAGTTTCCGCAAACGGAAGCCAATACCGACGATTTGTTGAAACGCGAGGCGGAATCAATAGCGCAAATTAAGCAAGCCTTTATAGATAACAAGGATGATATATGCGCTATTATTATTGAGCCCGTACAGGCCGAAGGGGGTGACAACCACATACGCCCTGAATTTGCCGAACAGCTCCGCATTTTGGCCGACGAGAATGAAGCCATGCTTATTTACGATGAAGTGCAGGTTGGCGTAGGTTTAAGCGGCAAATTTTGGTGCCATGAGCATTTTGGCGAAAACGCGCGTCCTGATATAATTGCCTTTGGTAAAAAAATGCAGGTTTGCGGTATGCTGGCCGGCAAGCGTGTGGACGAAAATGAAGAAAACGTTTTCAATGTATCGTCGCGCATTAATTCTACCTGGGGAGGTAATTTGGTTGACATGGTGCGCTCGGGCAAAATTTTGCAGATCATTGAGCAGGATAAGTTATGCGATAAAGCCGCCCGTACCGGTGAGTACCTGCAAAATGAGTTATATAAATTAGCTCAGGAGTTTCCTATCATACACAACATCAGGGGCAAAGGGCTTTTAACTGCTTTTGACTTTGAGGACAAAGCTACCCGCAACGATTTTATAGCACGTGGAATTACGCATAACGCAATGTTCTTGGGGTGTGCCGAAAAAACCATCCGTTTCAGGCCTGCGCTAACCATCGAAGAGGAGCATATTGATATGGGAATGGATATTATGCGAAATATATTTAAACAATTATAG
- a CDS encoding DUF4294 domain-containing protein, whose product MKYIGLMLLFCCFVGRAKSQNTLPHPKVGKNDTIKTYLTEYDGELVPWVVLPEVPVLGVRIWASEADRKAYNRLKYNVYKVIPYARIAGDKYRQLQRDLAVTSDKKLQKELIKKCEKEVKELFNSQIKNLTITQGEILIKLIDREVGTTSYELTKELKGGFQAFMFQSVARIFGHNLKETYDPEQERDIEGILRQAGYYANRYN is encoded by the coding sequence ATGAAATATATTGGTTTAATGCTATTGTTTTGCTGTTTTGTGGGGCGTGCCAAGTCTCAAAATACACTGCCACATCCCAAAGTGGGCAAAAATGATACCATTAAAACCTACTTAACTGAGTACGACGGCGAATTGGTGCCATGGGTAGTTTTGCCCGAAGTGCCTGTATTAGGTGTCCGTATTTGGGCCAGTGAGGCCGACCGTAAAGCTTACAACCGGTTAAAGTACAATGTTTACAAAGTTATACCCTATGCACGTATAGCCGGCGATAAGTACCGCCAGTTACAGCGCGATCTGGCCGTAACATCTGATAAAAAGCTGCAAAAGGAGTTGATAAAGAAATGTGAAAAAGAAGTAAAAGAGCTATTTAACTCACAAATAAAAAACCTCACCATTACCCAGGGAGAGATTTTAATTAAGCTGATTGACCGCGAAGTTGGTACAACCAGCTATGAACTTACCAAAGAATTAAAAGGCGGCTTTCAGGCTTTTATGTTTCAATCGGTAGCCCGTATATTTGGCCACAATTTGAAAGAAACGTACGACCCCGAACAGGAGCGCGATATTGAAGGTATCCTGCGCCAGGCCGGCTATTATGCTAACAGATATAATTAA
- a CDS encoding aminotransferase class IV: MMPLFLNFNGQLLAADSNIIPAGNRAFRYGDGLFESMRLMNGQLKFADLHAERLQNGMKALKLEGYSLLDSWFLKDKAEELATWNKTKNGRLRLTVYRDAGGLYTPEDNKSGWCLELVPDEVTGYRLNQKGLIMDVYTELTKPVNYLSNYKTCNSLPYVMAGLYKNQHKLDDVFLLNQQGFLCESISSNVFVWYDNHLYTPALSEGCIQGIMRKVIIDLCISLEIPITEAQINPDILHSADEVFITNSTKGIQWVIGFGIKRYFNGLSKTLIDELNKL, from the coding sequence ATGATGCCTCTTTTTTTAAATTTTAACGGTCAGCTGTTAGCTGCCGACAGCAATATAATACCCGCCGGTAACCGCGCTTTCAGGTACGGCGATGGTTTGTTTGAAAGTATGCGGCTGATGAACGGCCAGCTCAAGTTTGCCGATTTGCACGCCGAACGCCTGCAAAACGGCATGAAAGCACTTAAACTGGAAGGTTACAGTTTGCTCGATTCGTGGTTTTTGAAAGACAAGGCCGAAGAACTGGCCACCTGGAATAAAACCAAAAATGGTCGCCTGCGCCTCACCGTTTACCGGGATGCCGGCGGGTTGTACACCCCTGAAGACAATAAATCGGGCTGGTGTTTGGAGTTGGTGCCCGATGAGGTAACCGGCTACCGCCTTAACCAAAAAGGATTGATAATGGACGTGTATACCGAGCTTACCAAGCCGGTAAACTATTTATCTAACTATAAAACTTGTAACTCACTACCATATGTAATGGCTGGCTTGTATAAAAATCAGCACAAGTTAGATGATGTGTTTTTGCTTAATCAGCAAGGCTTTTTGTGCGAGTCTATCAGTTCAAATGTATTTGTTTGGTACGATAACCATTTGTACACCCCCGCACTAAGCGAAGGCTGCATACAAGGCATTATGCGCAAGGTTATTATAGACTTGTGCATATCGCTCGAAATACCTATTACCGAAGCCCAGATAAATCCCGATATATTGCACTCGGCCGATGAGGTGTTTATAACTAACTCCACCAAAGGCATACAATGGGTAATAGGCTTTGGTATAAAACGTTATTTTAACGGCCTGAGCAAAACGCTGATTGATGAGTTGAATAAATTGTAA
- a CDS encoding ankyrin repeat domain-containing protein — protein sequence MQYSTLDIFDLARSNKANELKSILNSVNVNMRDESGATLLLIAAYHNNTDAVKVLLEAGANPDLQDSMGNTALMGISFKGYVETAQLLLDYKATVDLANNTGATALIFAATFGQTALVKLLIDYGANKMLRDRSGKSPANYARDNGKTEVLQLLES from the coding sequence ATGCAGTATAGCACCCTCGATATTTTTGATTTAGCCCGAAGCAATAAAGCCAACGAACTGAAATCCATATTGAACAGCGTAAATGTTAATATGCGCGATGAGAGTGGGGCAACACTATTGCTTATTGCAGCTTACCACAACAACACCGATGCCGTTAAAGTATTGCTCGAAGCCGGTGCCAACCCCGATTTGCAGGACAGCATGGGCAACACGGCACTCATGGGTATTAGCTTTAAAGGGTATGTGGAAACTGCCCAACTACTACTCGATTATAAAGCCACAGTTGACCTTGCCAACAACACCGGGGCAACAGCTTTGATATTTGCTGCCACCTTTGGCCAAACAGCCCTTGTAAAATTACTTATTGATTATGGTGCCAACAAAATGCTGCGCGACCGTAGCGGTAAAAGCCCGGCTAATTATGCGCGGGATAATGGCAAAACCGAGGTATTGCAACTTTTAGAATCTTAG
- a CDS encoding RluA family pseudouridine synthase, translating into MSTENILNDIEEQDLYEHMRIVVDKGQSLLRIDKFLMHKIENASRNRIQNAIELGNVLVNDKQAKSSYKVKPLDVISVVLPHPPRDTEVYPENIPLNIAYEDNDVLIVNKPPGLVVHPGYNNYTGTLVNGLVYHFQQLPTLPGNDGRPGLVHRIDKDTSGLLLISKNERAMAWLARQFFEHTITRKYLALAWGDLEQDGTVTGYINRSVSDRRVMSIYDSEDKGKWSVTHYKVLERFGYVTLIECQLETGRTHQIRAHMKHIGHPLFSDATYGGDKILKGTTFSKYKQFIENCFELMPRQALHAQTLGFVHPTTRKYINFEAPLPADFEAVLQKWRKYIAGTVEQNS; encoded by the coding sequence ATGTCTACCGAGAATATTTTAAACGATATAGAAGAGCAGGACCTGTATGAGCATATGCGCATTGTGGTTGATAAGGGACAATCTCTGTTGCGCATTGATAAGTTTTTGATGCATAAGATTGAGAATGCCTCACGCAATCGCATCCAAAATGCCATCGAACTGGGCAATGTGCTGGTGAACGATAAACAGGCCAAATCGAGCTATAAGGTAAAGCCGCTCGACGTGATTTCGGTAGTGCTGCCACACCCACCGCGCGATACCGAGGTTTACCCCGAAAATATTCCGCTGAACATAGCTTACGAAGACAATGATGTCCTGATCGTGAACAAACCACCGGGTTTGGTGGTGCATCCCGGTTATAATAATTATACCGGTACACTGGTTAATGGTTTGGTTTACCACTTTCAGCAATTACCTACGCTGCCCGGTAACGATGGCCGCCCGGGATTGGTGCACCGTATTGATAAAGATACTTCGGGCTTGCTGCTCATTAGTAAAAACGAGCGGGCTATGGCCTGGCTGGCCCGCCAGTTTTTTGAGCACACCATTACCCGTAAATATCTTGCCCTGGCTTGGGGCGATTTGGAGCAGGACGGCACCGTAACCGGCTATATTAATCGCAGCGTAAGCGACAGGCGCGTAATGAGTATTTATGACAGCGAAGACAAAGGCAAATGGTCGGTAACACACTATAAAGTTTTAGAGCGTTTTGGCTATGTTACGCTGATTGAATGCCAGCTGGAAACCGGCCGTACACACCAGATACGTGCGCACATGAAGCACATTGGTCACCCCTTGTTTAGTGATGCCACTTATGGTGGCGATAAGATATTGAAGGGCACCACCTTTAGTAAATACAAGCAGTTTATTGAAAATTGTTTTGAGCTGATGCCCCGCCAGGCCTTGCATGCACAAACCTTAGGTTTTGTGCATCCAACTACACGCAAATACATTAATTTTGAGGCGCCCTTACCAGCCGACTTTGAAGCCGTTTTACAAAAATGGCGCAAATATATTGCAGGTACGGTAGAGCAAAATTCCTGA
- the aroC gene encoding chorismate synthase: MAGNSFGQLFRITTFGESHGVAIGVIVDGCPAGLPVDIEFIQAELDKRKPGQSKITTQRKEADTVQILSGTFEGKTTGTPIAMLIPNEDQRSKDYSHNTDVFRPSHADYTYFTKYGIRDHRGGGRSSARETAARVAAGAIAKLLLKTQGIEVLAHVSSVGKIDAPNISITSAQEFESIREANIVRCADPATAEEMIARIDEIRKQGDTIGGKVSCTITNCPVGLGEPVFDKLHADLGKAMLSINAVHGFEYGSGFTGSEMLGSEHNDIFIKEPDGSVKTLTNFSGGIQGGISNGMPIEFKVAFKPVATIMTNQNTIDAEGNDAQIQGKGRHDPCVVPRAVLIVEAMAALVVADHWLRNKGSKL, from the coding sequence ATGGCAGGTAACTCTTTCGGACAATTATTCAGGATAACCACTTTTGGCGAATCGCATGGCGTGGCCATTGGTGTAATTGTAGACGGTTGTCCGGCAGGTTTACCTGTTGATATTGAATTTATACAGGCCGAACTGGATAAGCGTAAGCCCGGTCAATCAAAAATAACCACGCAGCGCAAAGAAGCCGATACTGTGCAAATCCTATCGGGCACTTTTGAGGGAAAAACCACCGGTACGCCTATTGCCATGCTCATTCCTAACGAAGATCAGCGTAGTAAAGATTACAGCCACAATACAGATGTGTTTCGCCCGTCGCACGCCGATTACACATACTTTACTAAGTACGGTATCCGCGATCATAGGGGCGGGGGCCGTTCATCGGCCCGCGAAACTGCTGCGCGTGTTGCCGCTGGTGCTATTGCCAAGTTGCTGCTCAAAACGCAGGGAATAGAAGTATTAGCCCATGTAAGTAGTGTAGGTAAAATAGATGCCCCTAATATCAGCATCACCAGCGCACAGGAATTTGAATCCATCCGCGAAGCTAACATTGTACGTTGTGCCGACCCGGCCACGGCCGAAGAAATGATTGCCCGGATTGACGAAATACGCAAACAAGGCGATACCATTGGCGGTAAGGTAAGCTGTACCATTACCAATTGCCCGGTAGGCTTGGGCGAACCTGTTTTTGATAAGCTCCACGCCGATTTAGGCAAGGCCATGCTGAGCATTAACGCCGTGCACGGTTTTGAATATGGTTCAGGCTTTACCGGCAGCGAAATGCTGGGTTCGGAGCATAACGACATTTTTATAAAGGAACCCGATGGTAGCGTAAAAACGCTGACCAACTTTTCGGGCGGTATACAGGGCGGTATCAGCAATGGTATGCCCATTGAGTTTAAGGTAGCCTTTAAACCCGTAGCCACCATCATGACCAATCAAAATACCATTGATGCCGAAGGCAACGATGCCCAGATACAAGGCAAAGGTCGCCACGACCCTTGCGTGGTTCCACGTGCCGTACTTATTGTAGAAGCCATGGCTGCATTGGTTGTGGCCGATCATTGGTTAAGGAATAAGGGGAGTAAATTGTAA
- a CDS encoding glutathione peroxidase: MDEQSIYQFSVQKLNGEEVNLGDYKNKVLLIVNTASQCGFTPQLKELELLRSEFEGQDFEILAFPSNDFGGQEPLSGAGIGKFCSINFGAHYPVFNKTHVKGKDVHPLFSFLSNKKENGNIQSTPRWNFHKYLIDRNGHVVDFFYPFTKPSAAKIKRKINELLVADTQLVMA; this comes from the coding sequence ATGGACGAACAGAGTATTTACCAGTTCAGCGTTCAAAAGCTGAATGGTGAAGAAGTGAACTTGGGCGATTATAAAAACAAAGTTTTATTAATTGTAAACACAGCCTCGCAATGCGGCTTTACCCCACAACTTAAAGAGCTTGAACTTTTAAGAAGTGAATTTGAAGGACAGGATTTTGAAATACTGGCTTTCCCCTCAAATGATTTTGGTGGACAGGAGCCTTTGAGCGGCGCCGGGATTGGCAAATTTTGCAGCATTAATTTTGGTGCACATTACCCGGTTTTTAACAAAACCCATGTTAAGGGTAAAGATGTACATCCGTTATTTAGCTTTTTGAGCAATAAAAAGGAAAACGGAAACATACAATCAACACCACGCTGGAACTTTCATAAATACCTTATTGACCGTAACGGCCATGTGGTTGATTTCTTTTACCCGTTTACCAAGCCCAGTGCAGCCAAGATCAAAAGGAAAATTAACGAACTGCTTGTGGCCGATACCCAGCTTGTAATGGCATGA